A single window of Thalassomonas viridans DNA harbors:
- the gtfA gene encoding sucrose phosphorylase, producing the protein MKNNVQLITYADRLSGAGIPELHELLANELSGLFSGVHILPFFYPIDGSDAGFDPIDHTRVDERIGSWQDIKALGSDCEIMADLIVNHASAESSEFRDVLAQGKGSAYWDLFLTKDKVFPGGASEEQLALIPRPKTSGCFTPYTLATGEQVDFWTTFTDSQIDLDVKSGLGREYLKKVIKTFADSNISYIRLDAAGFAIKKAGTSCFMIDETFDFINELSDLANKAGMKSLVEIHSYYKTQIEIAKRVNLVYDFALPPLVLHYLSSQDVVPLVNWLKISPRNCITVLDTHDGIGIEDVAGKDGLPGLLSQEQIDKLIAAIHANSGGGSEKASGAAASNVDIYQVNCTYYDALAKNDLNYLIARAIQFFSPGVPQVYYGGLLALENDLQLLADTNVGRDINRSYLNKTRVAAAMEKPVVKALSALIRIRNQSKAFDGLFEISGDKQKLCMKWLNGQSSARLVVDMAQQQATVFLSDGETQQQIALEQLLAGG; encoded by the coding sequence ATGAAAAATAACGTGCAATTAATCACCTATGCTGACCGGTTGTCCGGCGCCGGTATTCCTGAGCTTCATGAGTTGCTGGCTAATGAACTAAGCGGTTTGTTTTCCGGGGTACATATTCTGCCCTTCTTCTATCCCATTGACGGCAGCGACGCCGGTTTTGACCCCATAGACCATACCCGGGTGGATGAACGCATCGGTAGCTGGCAGGATATTAAGGCATTGGGTAGTGACTGTGAAATTATGGCGGATCTTATCGTAAACCATGCTTCCGCCGAGTCGTCGGAGTTTCGGGATGTGCTGGCCCAAGGCAAGGGTTCCGCCTATTGGGACTTGTTTCTCACCAAAGACAAGGTCTTTCCCGGCGGCGCCAGTGAAGAGCAGCTGGCGCTGATCCCCAGGCCGAAAACCAGCGGCTGTTTTACCCCTTATACCCTGGCAACCGGGGAACAGGTCGATTTCTGGACCACTTTTACTGACAGCCAGATAGATCTGGACGTGAAAAGCGGCTTGGGACGCGAGTACCTGAAAAAGGTGATAAAGACTTTTGCCGACAGCAATATCAGCTATATCCGCCTGGATGCGGCGGGTTTTGCCATCAAAAAGGCCGGTACCAGCTGTTTTATGATCGATGAAACCTTCGACTTTATCAACGAGTTGTCGGATCTGGCCAATAAAGCCGGCATGAAGTCCCTGGTGGAGATCCATTCCTATTATAAAACCCAGATTGAAATCGCCAAACGGGTGAACCTGGTGTATGACTTTGCCCTGCCACCCCTGGTGCTGCATTATTTATCCAGCCAAGACGTTGTCCCTTTGGTGAACTGGCTGAAGATTTCCCCGAGAAACTGTATTACCGTTTTGGATACCCACGACGGTATAGGCATTGAAGATGTCGCCGGAAAAGACGGTTTGCCGGGATTGCTTAGCCAGGAGCAGATTGATAAGCTGATCGCCGCCATCCATGCCAACAGTGGCGGCGGCAGCGAAAAAGCCTCGGGGGCTGCCGCCAGCAATGTCGATATCTACCAGGTTAACTGTACTTATTATGATGCGCTGGCAAAAAACGATCTCAATTATCTGATCGCCCGCGCTATCCAGTTTTTCTCTCCCGGCGTGCCCCAGGTTTATTACGGCGGTTTGCTGGCGCTGGAAAATGATCTGCAGCTGCTGGCAGACACCAATGTCGGCCGGGACATTAACCGCTCCTACCTCAATAAAACCCGGGTGGCGGCGGCGATGGAGAAGCCTGTGGTGAAAGCCCTGTCTGCCCTGATCCGGATACGTAACCAGAGTAAAGCTTTTGACGGCCTGTTTGAAATATCCGGTGACAAGCAGAAGCTGTGCATGAAATGGCTTAACGGCCAGAGTAGCGCCCGCTTAGTGGTGGATATGGCACAGCAGCAGGCGACGGTTTTCCTCAGCGATGGTGAAACGCAGCAGCAAATAGCGCTGGAGCAGCTGCTGGCCGGTGGCTGA
- a CDS encoding LacI family DNA-binding transcriptional regulator, with the protein MKKNKGLTLKKVADILGVSNATVSNAFNRPDQLSKKRRKEILAACDELGYSGPNQAARLLRKGSSNIVALILPDSLEYMVSDPVANQFMRGVTSVLEKNNLNLLLYSGQSQSIQSVVDFVDGFICYGAPRNPKLIPQLKTSGKRIVTVDFDIENMASVNIDNEQAAYQIAGQAVKVKEDNVAVLGLRLVDSEQICRVYDKELLDCNSSISHRRLDGYSKALAEKGISLRGDRIWNIPESNIKLASLAAREALSCQPLPDVLLCMSDLIALAAIREATAMGLKVPRDIRIVGFDGIEESLRSTPKLTTIHQYSDLKGATAAKLFIDNENHNEVLSYDLQLGDSC; encoded by the coding sequence ATGAAAAAAAATAAAGGTTTAACATTAAAAAAAGTGGCAGACATCCTGGGGGTGTCCAATGCAACGGTTTCTAATGCCTTTAACCGCCCGGATCAGCTATCAAAAAAACGCCGTAAAGAAATCCTCGCCGCCTGTGATGAACTCGGTTACAGCGGCCCCAACCAGGCCGCCAGGCTGCTGAGAAAAGGCAGCTCCAACATAGTGGCCCTTATCCTGCCGGACAGCCTGGAGTATATGGTTTCAGATCCCGTCGCCAACCAGTTTATGCGCGGAGTCACTTCGGTGCTGGAAAAAAACAACCTGAACCTGCTGCTGTATTCGGGACAATCCCAGAGCATCCAGTCTGTGGTGGATTTCGTCGACGGCTTCATCTGTTACGGTGCGCCAAGAAACCCCAAACTTATTCCCCAGTTAAAAACTTCCGGCAAAAGAATCGTTACCGTCGATTTCGATATCGAAAACATGGCCTCCGTCAATATAGATAACGAACAGGCCGCCTACCAAATCGCCGGACAGGCGGTCAAAGTCAAAGAAGACAATGTCGCCGTGCTCGGCCTGCGCCTGGTGGACAGCGAACAAATCTGCCGGGTATACGACAAAGAGTTGCTCGACTGCAACAGTTCGATTTCGCACCGCCGCCTGGACGGTTACAGCAAGGCACTGGCGGAAAAGGGCATCAGCCTGAGAGGAGACCGCATCTGGAATATCCCGGAAAGCAATATCAAACTGGCTTCGCTGGCCGCCAGGGAAGCCCTGTCTTGCCAGCCGCTGCCGGATGTTTTGTTATGTATGAGTGATCTTATCGCCCTGGCCGCCATCCGCGAAGCCACCGCCATGGGACTTAAGGTGCCCCGGGATATCCGTATTGTCGGCTTTGACGGCATAGAAGAATCCCTGAGATCTACCCCTAAACTCACCACGATTCACCAGTACAGTGATCTTAAGGGAGCAACCGCCGCCAAGCTCTTTATCGATAACGAAAACCATAATGAGGTCTTAAGTTATGATCTGCAGCTCGGCGACAGCTGTTAA
- a CDS encoding putative bifunctional diguanylate cyclase/phosphodiesterase, with amino-acid sequence MKSLQNKIFLFFVLLLLVVQAIALSTLIAGKNSQEELQIDNRLMTAKTIFTELFVSRSEYLAAFAETAAKDYGIKEVFHDDTRSLLVAMNNHRKRINADIAMAIAADNRITGQLVVSLDKGGQPKVRQGVEKGELFRHSDWLDSQQQSHLYLLDNAVYQLSLSPLTVGAKTIGWLAFGFEIDQRLAMEFMGITGLATDFILKEGEHWRMVASSNPSADLIFARGIVQGNTPDTYIGVGHLITDLDEQIFGVAMYGLRADFVEVLQKQWWQLLMLAVITLLLSLAGAYLIAGSITKPITRLVEQVKIVASGDYHQTIKLDDQNELGQLADEFNVMQSAILSREQAITHRANHDPLTDLPNRNVLKLALNHLTKHQMNFALLHLNISRLKDVNDALGHDVGDRVIKETARRLLQLKDFQVICHLGADEFVLVLELTPDMMLDSVLNKVELALEPNFDYQGISLQLQARIGIALSPEHSSDTKTLLQMADTALHYTRKARQAVQIYHADLDVNSVERLSLINDLKKAISCGQLEVFYQPKINLQSNEVTHVEALVRWQHPKLGMVPPDNFIYIAEQTGQINALTQWVFSTALAQYKSWCALGITLNIAVNISAENLKDPDFYAFVCQALTSYQVPAEKITLEVTESAVVDDPEAAIALLSKFKGQGMRISIDDYGTGYSSLAQLKQLPVHELKIDKSFVQKLKDDEDDQIIVRSTIELAHNMGLSVVAEGIEDDYAKCWLAEHKCELGQGYFISRPKPALELTSWLQEQKIIAGEKEVL; translated from the coding sequence AGGTTTTTCATGATGATACCCGCAGCTTGCTGGTGGCCATGAACAACCACAGAAAACGCATCAATGCCGATATCGCCATGGCTATTGCTGCGGATAACCGTATTACCGGTCAGCTGGTGGTAAGCCTGGATAAAGGGGGGCAACCTAAGGTACGCCAGGGAGTGGAAAAAGGTGAGTTATTCCGTCATAGCGACTGGCTGGACAGCCAGCAGCAATCGCATTTGTACCTGCTTGATAATGCCGTTTACCAGCTGAGTTTGTCGCCGTTGACCGTGGGAGCTAAAACCATAGGCTGGCTTGCTTTTGGTTTTGAAATCGATCAGCGCCTGGCGATGGAATTTATGGGCATTACCGGCCTGGCGACCGACTTTATTTTAAAAGAAGGCGAGCACTGGCGCATGGTGGCGTCTTCAAATCCCAGTGCCGATTTGATTTTTGCCCGGGGCATAGTCCAGGGCAATACCCCGGATACCTATATCGGGGTGGGGCATTTAATTACCGATCTTGACGAGCAGATTTTCGGGGTCGCCATGTATGGTTTGCGCGCCGATTTTGTCGAGGTGCTGCAAAAACAATGGTGGCAACTTTTGATGCTGGCGGTGATTACCTTGTTATTATCTTTGGCCGGGGCTTATCTGATCGCCGGCTCTATCACTAAGCCTATTACCCGCCTGGTTGAACAGGTGAAAATTGTCGCCAGCGGTGACTATCACCAAACCATTAAGCTCGACGATCAAAATGAACTGGGCCAGCTGGCGGATGAGTTTAATGTGATGCAGAGCGCTATTTTGAGCCGGGAGCAGGCCATCACCCACAGGGCCAACCATGATCCCCTGACGGATTTGCCCAACCGCAATGTGCTTAAGCTGGCCCTGAATCACCTGACCAAGCACCAGATGAATTTTGCCTTGCTGCACCTCAATATCAGCCGTTTAAAAGATGTTAACGATGCCCTGGGGCATGATGTCGGTGACCGGGTGATCAAAGAAACCGCCAGGCGTTTGTTGCAGCTGAAAGATTTTCAGGTGATTTGCCATCTCGGTGCCGATGAATTCGTGCTGGTGCTGGAATTAACCCCCGATATGATGCTTGACTCTGTGCTTAACAAGGTGGAACTGGCGCTGGAGCCGAACTTTGATTATCAGGGCATCAGTTTACAGCTTCAGGCCCGCATCGGTATCGCCCTGTCGCCGGAGCATAGCAGTGACACAAAAACCCTGTTGCAGATGGCGGATACCGCTTTGCACTATACCCGTAAGGCCCGTCAGGCGGTGCAAATTTATCATGCAGATCTGGATGTTAACAGTGTCGAACGCCTGAGCTTGATCAATGATCTGAAAAAAGCCATCAGCTGCGGTCAGCTTGAAGTTTTTTACCAGCCTAAGATCAACCTGCAATCCAACGAAGTCACCCATGTGGAGGCCCTGGTACGCTGGCAGCACCCCAAGTTAGGCATGGTTCCGCCGGATAATTTTATTTATATTGCCGAACAAACGGGGCAAATCAATGCCCTGACCCAGTGGGTCTTTTCCACTGCCCTGGCCCAGTATAAAAGCTGGTGTGCTTTGGGGATCACCTTGAATATTGCGGTGAATATCTCAGCGGAAAACCTTAAGGATCCGGACTTTTATGCCTTCGTTTGCCAGGCTTTGACGTCTTACCAGGTACCGGCGGAAAAAATCACCCTGGAAGTCACCGAAAGTGCCGTGGTGGACGACCCCGAAGCGGCAATCGCCTTGCTCAGTAAATTTAAGGGGCAGGGGATGCGTATCTCAATAGATGATTACGGCACCGGCTATTCTTCCCTGGCGCAGTTAAAGCAGTTGCCGGTGCATGAGTTAAAAATCGATAAGTCCTTTGTCCAGAAGCTCAAGGACGATGAAGATGATCAGATCATAGTACGCTCTACCATAGAGCTGGCCCACAATATGGGCTTGAGCGTGGTGGCCGAAGGTATCGAAGATGATTATGCCAAGTGCTGGCTGGCGGAGCATAAATGCGAGCTGGGGCAGGGGTATTTTATCAGCAGGCCGAAACCTGCGCTGGAGCTGACCAGCTGGTTGCAGGAGCAAAAGATTATTGCCGGTGAGAAGGAAGTCTTATGA
- the pgi gene encoding glucose-6-phosphate isomerase, giving the protein MTARTSLASWQALHAHARQMKQQHMNDLFAADARRFDKFSIQLPSLLLDYSKNLITEQTMQQLLALAQDCDISGWREKMFTGEAINRTENRAVLHTPLRNRSKTPLELDGENITLQVEQTLAKMKNFSDKVRQGHWKGYSDKRITDVVNIGVGGSNLGPQTVTEALKQYSDNSLNVHYVSNVDGAQIAEVLRPLNPEKVLFIVSSKTFTTTETMTNAATAVKWLVSASFDEQAVAKHFIAVTASRDNAKAFGIAAENIFDMWDWVGGRFSLWSAIGLPVALDLGFKQFIELLEGAHEMDRHFRQAPLADNAPVMLALLSIWNCTFLGAQSQAILPYDQSLHMLSAYLQQAEMESNGKSVTWHGEPVSYPTVPSIWGELGINGQHAFYQYLHQSNNIVPADFIGSVESITPVRGHHETLMANFFAQTQALMSGVDEAQVRADLATKDRQQDYIDKVAPHKVHKGNRPTNTILMERITPKTLGSLIALYEHKIFVQGIILQICSFDQWGVELGKGLASKIQHQLETDETAAGHDSSTAGLISYYKKMTSKAG; this is encoded by the coding sequence ATGACAGCAAGAACCTCCCTTGCCAGCTGGCAGGCCCTGCACGCCCATGCACGGCAAATGAAACAGCAACATATGAACGACCTGTTTGCCGCCGATGCCCGGCGTTTCGATAAATTTTCCATTCAGCTGCCTTCATTGCTGCTCGATTACTCAAAAAACCTGATCACGGAACAAACCATGCAGCAGTTGCTGGCGCTGGCACAGGATTGCGATATCAGCGGCTGGCGGGAGAAAATGTTTACCGGTGAAGCCATTAACCGCACCGAAAACAGGGCGGTTTTGCACACGCCGCTGCGCAACCGCAGCAAGACGCCGCTTGAGCTTGACGGCGAAAACATTACCCTGCAGGTAGAGCAGACCCTGGCCAAAATGAAAAACTTCAGCGACAAGGTCCGCCAGGGACACTGGAAAGGCTACTCCGACAAACGCATTACCGATGTCGTCAATATAGGTGTTGGCGGCTCCAACCTGGGACCCCAAACGGTCACCGAGGCCCTGAAGCAATACAGCGATAACAGCTTAAATGTCCATTATGTTTCCAATGTCGACGGCGCCCAGATTGCCGAAGTACTGCGGCCGCTGAATCCGGAAAAAGTGCTGTTTATCGTTTCCAGCAAAACCTTTACCACCACGGAAACCATGACCAATGCCGCCACCGCGGTAAAATGGCTGGTCTCCGCTTCCTTTGACGAACAGGCGGTGGCAAAACATTTCATCGCCGTGACCGCCAGCAGGGACAACGCCAAAGCATTTGGCATCGCAGCAGAAAATATCTTTGATATGTGGGACTGGGTCGGCGGCCGCTTTTCCCTCTGGTCTGCCATCGGCCTGCCGGTGGCCCTGGATCTCGGCTTTAAGCAGTTTATTGAGCTACTCGAAGGCGCCCATGAAATGGACCGGCACTTCCGGCAGGCGCCGCTGGCAGACAATGCCCCTGTTATGCTGGCCCTGCTCAGCATCTGGAACTGTACTTTTTTGGGGGCCCAGTCCCAGGCCATTTTACCCTATGATCAGTCGCTGCATATGCTCAGCGCCTACCTGCAGCAGGCGGAAATGGAAAGCAACGGCAAATCTGTCACCTGGCACGGCGAACCGGTGAGCTACCCCACAGTGCCTTCCATCTGGGGCGAGCTGGGCATCAACGGCCAACATGCCTTTTACCAGTACCTGCACCAGAGCAACAATATAGTGCCGGCGGACTTTATCGGCTCGGTGGAAAGCATTACCCCGGTCAGGGGACACCATGAAACCTTAATGGCCAACTTTTTTGCCCAGACCCAGGCCCTGATGAGCGGGGTGGACGAAGCCCAGGTCAGGGCCGACCTGGCTACCAAAGACCGCCAGCAGGACTATATAGATAAAGTGGCCCCCCATAAGGTACACAAAGGCAACCGCCCCACCAATACCATTTTAATGGAGCGTATTACCCCGAAAACCCTGGGTTCTCTGATCGCCCTGTATGAGCATAAGATTTTTGTCCAGGGCATTATTTTGCAAATCTGCTCCTTTGATCAATGGGGGGTGGAGTTAGGTAAGGGCCTGGCCAGTAAAATTCAGCACCAGCTGGAAACGGATGAAACCGCTGCCGGACATGACAGCTCCACAGCCGGGCTGATCAGCTACTACAAAAAGATGACAAGCAAAGCGGGATAA
- a CDS encoding carbohydrate kinase family protein, translated as MKKVLCFGEVLIDFLPDEDDGTSFKPIAGGAPANVAVAIAKLGGESFFVGGIGSDNFGRFLQKQLAAYRVNTDYLCSFENSNSALVLVSLDDNKERSFNFYRHDTADMRFRREDFQEESFRQADIFHYCSNTLTTEELTQTTLAGLKLAKQHGLLVSLDVNLRLTLWSEASVLSSRLLECLPHTDLIKFSREELVYLSEQVGKSADELVAYCLATGPSLVVVTDGGNEISVHTREYRVIHQAPVITPVDTTAAGDAFVGGLLYQLAENNIGVQEFHDLLLQQAAVEKMIGFATKCGAVTCTRKGAFPALPGRGDIQG; from the coding sequence ATGAAAAAAGTGTTGTGCTTCGGTGAAGTGCTCATCGATTTTTTACCCGATGAAGATGATGGTACCAGCTTCAAACCTATTGCCGGCGGAGCACCCGCAAATGTTGCCGTGGCCATTGCAAAACTTGGCGGCGAAAGCTTTTTTGTCGGCGGCATAGGCTCGGATAATTTTGGCCGTTTTTTGCAGAAGCAGCTGGCGGCCTACCGGGTGAATACCGATTACCTGTGCAGCTTTGAAAACAGCAATTCTGCCCTGGTGCTGGTATCCCTGGATGACAACAAAGAGCGCAGTTTTAATTTTTACCGTCACGATACCGCGGATATGCGTTTTCGCCGTGAAGATTTTCAGGAGGAAAGTTTCCGGCAGGCGGATATCTTCCATTATTGCTCCAACACCTTAACGACGGAAGAACTGACGCAAACCACTTTGGCGGGGTTAAAGCTGGCAAAACAACATGGGCTGCTGGTAAGCCTGGATGTCAATTTAAGGCTGACCCTGTGGTCGGAAGCTTCGGTATTATCTTCCCGGCTCCTGGAGTGCCTGCCCCATACAGATCTGATTAAGTTCAGCCGTGAAGAACTGGTATACCTGTCGGAGCAAGTGGGCAAAAGCGCCGATGAACTGGTTGCCTATTGCCTGGCAACCGGCCCGTCCCTGGTGGTGGTAACCGACGGCGGCAATGAAATTTCGGTACACACCCGGGAGTACCGGGTGATTCATCAGGCGCCGGTTATTACTCCGGTAGATACCACGGCGGCGGGGGATGCCTTTGTCGGCGGTTTGCTTTACCAGCTGGCTGAAAATAATATCGGTGTTCAGGAGTTTCACGACTTATTATTGCAGCAGGCGGCCGTTGAAAAGATGATTGGCTTTGCCACTAAGTGCGGCGCTGTTACCTGTACCCGCAAAGGGGCTTTTCCGGCATTGCCCGGCCGGGGAGATATTCAGGGCTGA
- a CDS encoding MFS transporter yields the protein MKNTSNSIDHQQMQRIKWLTYLMFMMFAMTTDAVGVIIPEIITAFDLSLTAASAFHYVPMIAIALSGLLLGFLADKLGRKTTIILGLVVFSVTSFLFAVGDSFWFFLALMVCSGCAIGFFKTGALALIGDISASGKEHTSTMNTVEGFFGVGAIIGPAIVSYLLASGFAWKYLYVIAGILCASLCLLAWKTNYPAMKKDQSEEITLKRTLKMMKNRYALGFSTAIALYVITEVAIYVWMPTLLRDYQGNMFWLATYALTIFFVFRALGRFLGAWILTKFNWMQVMFATSLAIFCCYFFSMVYGINVAVYLLPLSGLFMSMIYPTLNSKGISCFKKSEHGAVAGVILFFTAVAAALGPLAMGAVSDLFGDVKYGFYLATGFAGILFLMMAYNLLQKPTREVLLEAEHS from the coding sequence ATGAAGAATACCAGTAACAGTATCGACCACCAGCAAATGCAACGTATTAAATGGTTAACCTATTTGATGTTTATGATGTTTGCCATGACCACGGATGCAGTTGGCGTCATCATCCCGGAAATCATTACCGCGTTTGATCTCAGCTTAACCGCGGCCAGCGCCTTTCATTACGTGCCTATGATCGCCATCGCCCTCAGCGGCCTGCTGCTGGGTTTTCTCGCCGACAAACTCGGCCGCAAAACCACTATCATCCTCGGCCTGGTGGTTTTTTCCGTCACCAGCTTTTTATTCGCCGTCGGCGATTCTTTCTGGTTCTTCCTTGCCCTGATGGTGTGCTCCGGCTGCGCCATAGGTTTTTTCAAAACCGGCGCCCTGGCGCTGATCGGTGATATCTCCGCCTCAGGCAAAGAGCACACCAGCACCATGAATACCGTGGAAGGCTTCTTTGGCGTCGGCGCCATTATCGGCCCGGCCATCGTCAGCTACCTGCTCGCCAGCGGCTTTGCCTGGAAATACCTGTATGTGATCGCCGGTATCTTATGTGCGTCCCTGTGCCTGCTGGCATGGAAAACCAATTATCCCGCCATGAAAAAAGACCAAAGTGAAGAGATCACCTTAAAGCGTACCCTGAAAATGATGAAAAACCGTTATGCCCTGGGTTTTTCCACCGCCATCGCCTTATATGTGATCACTGAGGTTGCCATCTATGTCTGGATGCCGACCCTGCTGCGCGATTACCAGGGCAATATGTTCTGGCTGGCCACCTATGCCCTGACCATCTTTTTTGTCTTCCGCGCCCTGGGGCGCTTTCTGGGCGCCTGGATCCTGACGAAATTCAACTGGATGCAGGTAATGTTCGCCACCAGCCTGGCAATCTTCTGCTGTTATTTCTTTAGCATGGTCTACGGCATCAATGTCGCCGTCTACCTGCTGCCCTTATCCGGTTTATTTATGTCGATGATCTACCCCACCCTGAATTCCAAGGGTATCAGCTGCTTCAAAAAATCCGAGCACGGCGCCGTCGCCGGGGTAATTTTATTTTTTACCGCCGTCGCTGCGGCGCTGGGTCCGCTAGCCATGGGAGCGGTCAGCGATCTGTTCGGCGATGTCAAATACGGCTTTTATCTGGCCACAGGTTTCGCCGGCATCTTATTTTTAATGATGGCCTATAACCTGCTGCAAAAACCCACCCGGGAAGTATTACTCGAAGCCGAACACAGCTAA
- a CDS encoding TonB-dependent siderophore receptor yields MSHHLSKKFSLSLLALAVSGAALAAEGEGNQEADQNDSLGMERIVVTGVAKGKTIMASSVAISSFSAEQMEVATPRTTSEIFRSLPGIRSEATGGEGNANIAVRGLPVAAGGAKFLQLQEDGLPVMQFGDISFGNADTFLRADATVQTVEAIRGGTSATAASNAPGGLINFISKTGDSESGSVSTTVGLDYDSYRTDFEYGSYINDSTRFHIGGFLRTGEGARDTGYTANKGGQIKANLTKEFDDGYVRFYFKHLDDKTVGYLPMPMYADGDSLPGFDSQEDTPHSAYLLSTLRLDGDGNISRGDVRDGMNPVVDSIGFEAYFELGNNWSIENRLRKSDVSGNYNSLFPASVEDSSAIAGSIGGDGAALVYANGPEAGQAFNGEMAMRIHTFDVEIEDLGSIVNDLKLTKELDYATVTFGYYKSTQDIAMSWMWNSYLMEVKGDNAALLDVVGSDGTNYSDNGLYAYGVPYWGNCCQRAYDAEYDIDAPYIAISAEFDDLTIDASFRHDSGEATGYYASTVQSQVDMNRDGVISIPEQSVSSADIANAAPINYDWSYNSYTLGANYFLDDNLAVFANLSHGGRANADRLMYGKINADGSVAKQDAVDEVDQYELGVKYRKDRFSLFATAFYAETEEQNFEATSQRFFDRVYEARGIELESAYYFGNFDVRGSITWTDAEISKDAINPDVVGNTPRRQADFIYSLIGRYNFNNGSAGLSIIGTTDAYAQDNNDLEFDGYTQVNGFVSYMMTENMTVSLNVNNLFDTNGITEAEEGSVPDNGIIRARTINGRTTSLALKYEF; encoded by the coding sequence ATGTCTCACCATTTGTCAAAGAAATTTTCGTTAAGCCTGTTAGCTCTTGCCGTTAGCGGTGCGGCTCTAGCGGCGGAAGGCGAAGGCAATCAAGAAGCAGATCAAAATGACTCACTGGGAATGGAGCGCATAGTGGTAACCGGTGTTGCCAAGGGCAAAACCATTATGGCGTCGAGTGTTGCCATCAGTAGTTTTTCTGCCGAACAAATGGAAGTGGCCACCCCCAGGACGACCTCAGAGATTTTCCGCTCACTGCCGGGGATCCGATCTGAAGCCACCGGCGGTGAAGGGAATGCCAATATTGCGGTACGGGGCCTGCCTGTAGCGGCCGGGGGCGCGAAATTCCTGCAGTTGCAGGAAGACGGTTTGCCGGTGATGCAATTTGGCGATATCTCTTTTGGTAATGCCGATACTTTCCTGCGCGCCGATGCTACCGTGCAAACGGTGGAAGCGATCCGCGGCGGTACTTCCGCTACAGCCGCCAGTAATGCCCCCGGCGGCCTGATCAACTTTATCAGTAAAACCGGTGACAGCGAGTCCGGCAGCGTCTCCACTACGGTGGGCCTGGACTACGACAGCTACCGCACCGATTTCGAATATGGCAGCTATATCAATGACAGCACGCGTTTTCATATCGGCGGTTTCCTGCGCACCGGCGAAGGGGCGCGGGATACCGGCTATACCGCCAATAAAGGCGGTCAAATCAAGGCGAACCTGACCAAAGAATTTGACGATGGCTATGTGCGTTTTTATTTCAAGCACCTGGACGATAAAACCGTCGGTTACCTGCCTATGCCTATGTATGCCGACGGCGACTCCTTGCCCGGCTTTGATTCCCAGGAAGACACTCCCCATTCCGCCTACCTGCTGTCGACCCTGCGTCTTGACGGCGACGGCAATATCAGCCGCGGCGATGTCCGCGACGGCATGAACCCGGTTGTCGACAGTATAGGTTTTGAAGCCTATTTCGAACTGGGCAATAACTGGTCCATCGAAAACCGTTTGAGAAAATCCGATGTCAGCGGCAACTATAATTCCCTGTTCCCTGCCAGTGTGGAAGACAGCAGCGCTATCGCCGGTTCAATCGGCGGCGACGGCGCTGCTTTGGTTTATGCCAACGGTCCTGAAGCGGGGCAGGCGTTTAACGGCGAGATGGCGATGCGCATCCATACCTTTGACGTGGAAATCGAAGATCTCGGCTCTATCGTTAATGACCTTAAACTCACCAAAGAATTAGACTATGCCACGGTAACTTTCGGTTATTATAAATCGACCCAGGATATCGCCATGTCCTGGATGTGGAACTCCTACCTGATGGAAGTGAAAGGGGACAATGCCGCCCTGCTGGATGTGGTCGGCAGCGACGGCACCAACTATTCCGATAACGGCCTTTATGCCTATGGCGTGCCTTACTGGGGCAACTGCTGTCAGCGTGCTTATGATGCCGAATATGATATCGATGCCCCCTATATCGCCATCTCCGCCGAGTTTGACGACTTGACCATAGACGCCAGTTTCCGCCACGACAGCGGTGAAGCCACAGGTTATTACGCCAGCACGGTACAGTCGCAGGTGGACATGAACCGCGACGGCGTGATTTCCATCCCGGAGCAAAGCGTGTCTTCGGCGGATATCGCCAACGCCGCCCCCATCAATTACGACTGGAGCTATAACTCCTATACCTTAGGAGCCAACTACTTCCTGGACGATAACCTGGCGGTTTTTGCCAACCTCAGCCATGGCGGCCGCGCCAATGCCGATCGCCTGATGTACGGCAAAATCAACGCCGACGGTTCGGTGGCGAAGCAGGACGCGGTAGATGAAGTGGATCAATACGAACTTGGGGTGAAATATCGCAAAGACAGGTTCTCCCTGTTTGCCACCGCCTTTTACGCGGAAACCGAAGAGCAGAATTTTGAGGCTACCAGCCAGAGATTTTTCGACCGGGTGTATGAAGCCAGAGGCATAGAGCTGGAGTCGGCCTATTATTTCGGTAACTTCGACGTGCGCGGCAGCATCACCTGGACCGATGCCGAAATCTCCAAGGATGCCATCAACCCGGATGTTGTCGGCAATACCCCGCGCAGGCAGGCAGATTTCATCTACTCTTTGATCGGCCGCTACAACTTCAACAACGGCTCGGCCGGTTTAAGTATTATCGGGACGACTGATGCCTATGCCCAGGACAACAACGATCTGGAATTCGACGGTTATACCCAGGTAAACGGTTTTGTCTCTTATATGATGACGGAAAATATGACGGTGTCCCTGAACGTCAACAACCTGTTTGACACCAACGGCATCACCGAAGCCGAAGAAGGCAGCGTGCCGGACAACGGCATTATCCGCGCCCGTACCATCAACGGCCGGACCACCTCGTTGGCACTGAAATACGAGTTCTGA